Proteins encoded within one genomic window of Desulfomonile tiedjei:
- the ruvX gene encoding Holliday junction resolvase RuvX yields the protein MRILGLDIGSKRIGIAVSDELGFTAQGIETLVSKGPEADVAHIVKLARQYQALEIVVGVPFNMDGTEGPQAKKVRSLIERIGREVEIPVREWDERLSTVAAERTLLEADMSRAKRRKVIDKLAAVIILQTYLDSQRHKDSSLT from the coding sequence GTGCGTATTTTAGGGCTAGACATCGGATCGAAGAGGATCGGAATAGCTGTAAGCGACGAACTCGGGTTTACGGCTCAAGGAATAGAAACCCTAGTGTCCAAAGGTCCGGAAGCGGATGTTGCTCACATAGTGAAACTGGCAAGACAGTATCAAGCATTGGAAATCGTGGTGGGCGTCCCGTTCAATATGGATGGCACCGAAGGTCCTCAGGCCAAGAAAGTGAGGTCCCTGATAGAAAGGATTGGCCGGGAAGTAGAAATCCCTGTCCGAGAATGGGATGAACGGCTCTCGACCGTGGCAGCCGAAAGGACCCTACTGGAGGCCGACATGAGCCGCGCAAAGCGCCGCAAGGTCATTGACAAGCTTGCAGCGGTGATAATCCTCCAAACCTATCTGGACAGCCAACGGCACAAGGATTCGTCTTTGACATGA
- a CDS encoding PAS domain-containing protein gives MSIKSLLKYLPVLSIVLVAGTLLVIVILFTLRNISSQNEHMEESTSRQGISVIRTLEAGTRTGFMEGDWGIEHLQMLIEQAAKDPDVEWVGLISSDGVIIAHSEPAKIGLRLLMGKEMNTVKTVIRTEEPLSFKRELPDGRTILEIWKPFTPFPEQMAQSEIVARHTRIGKELLDVFDREHKQVLFLGLKMDRFREIRHQDIVYAVLMGTVIFVVGSASVYFIFVLQNAYLVRRTLDEMRTYTRNVLESMANGLITVDRSLRVATFNPNALEILRKPKEDVDGRPISELLPLEEEIKRVLADSELILEKEVKISNEGKGKFLALSVSPLKEPESHISRGAVVIVRDLTMIRELEQKVIVSEKFAALGRLSAGVAHEIRNPLNSIRGFIQYFQKKLALNEEDYRYTDLMLTEVDRLNRVISKLLAYSKPREPRLSIRSADEVLDHCIRVVEREAAEAGVEIIREPGGDDTPLVLMDTDQMTQVFLNILINAIEATPRNGKVVVGYHTDVQDRVMIHVADTGEGIPRENLDKLFDPFFSTKKKGTGLGLAIVKSIIEGHEGEIEVESEPGKGTRFTVTLRIYQPPGEESADKPLPRVAAATSG, from the coding sequence ATGAGCATCAAGAGCTTATTAAAATACCTTCCTGTATTGTCCATAGTGCTGGTAGCAGGAACTCTTCTCGTCATCGTAATCCTGTTTACGCTGCGGAATATAAGTTCCCAAAACGAGCACATGGAGGAATCCACGAGTCGTCAAGGCATTTCGGTCATACGAACCTTGGAGGCAGGAACGCGCACGGGATTCATGGAAGGAGACTGGGGTATAGAACACCTCCAGATGCTCATTGAGCAGGCTGCCAAGGACCCGGACGTGGAGTGGGTCGGCCTGATCAGCAGCGACGGCGTCATCATAGCGCACAGCGAGCCGGCAAAAATCGGGCTTCGCCTGCTGATGGGCAAGGAAATGAATACCGTGAAGACGGTCATCCGAACGGAAGAGCCTCTTTCCTTTAAGCGTGAATTGCCGGACGGCCGTACCATTCTGGAGATTTGGAAGCCTTTTACTCCGTTTCCCGAGCAAATGGCCCAGTCGGAGATTGTGGCGCGTCACACTCGAATAGGAAAAGAACTCCTTGACGTCTTTGACCGCGAGCACAAACAGGTCCTGTTTCTAGGGCTGAAAATGGATCGATTCAGGGAGATCCGGCATCAGGACATTGTCTACGCGGTACTGATGGGCACGGTTATATTCGTCGTAGGATCTGCCAGCGTTTACTTCATTTTCGTGCTGCAAAACGCTTATCTGGTGCGCAGAACGCTGGACGAAATGCGGACCTACACCAGAAACGTGCTTGAGAGCATGGCCAACGGTCTGATAACCGTCGATCGCTCCTTGAGGGTGGCTACCTTCAATCCGAATGCTCTGGAAATACTGCGCAAACCAAAAGAAGATGTGGACGGGCGCCCCATTTCCGAGTTGTTGCCTCTTGAAGAGGAGATCAAACGGGTACTGGCGGATTCAGAGTTGATCCTCGAAAAGGAGGTCAAGATCTCCAATGAAGGGAAAGGCAAGTTCCTGGCCCTGTCCGTCTCACCGTTGAAGGAACCGGAGTCTCACATCAGCCGCGGCGCAGTGGTGATAGTGCGCGACCTGACCATGATCAGAGAGCTGGAACAAAAGGTTATCGTAAGCGAGAAGTTCGCAGCCCTTGGTAGGCTGTCTGCGGGCGTGGCTCACGAGATACGCAACCCGCTGAATTCCATTCGCGGGTTTATACAATACTTTCAGAAGAAACTGGCATTGAATGAAGAGGATTATCGTTACACGGACTTGATGCTTACCGAGGTTGACCGGCTCAACAGGGTTATTTCAAAGCTCCTGGCCTACTCGAAGCCGCGCGAGCCCAGATTGAGCATTCGATCCGCGGATGAAGTTCTCGACCATTGCATAAGGGTTGTGGAGCGGGAAGCAGCGGAAGCCGGCGTCGAAATCATAAGGGAGCCGGGCGGCGATGACACGCCGCTGGTTCTTATGGACACGGACCAGATGACACAGGTTTTCCTCAACATCCTGATCAACGCTATCGAAGCCACGCCGAGGAACGGCAAGGTTGTTGTCGGCTATCACACCGACGTACAGGATCGAGTCATGATACACGTGGCGGACACCGGGGAGGGCATTCCGAGAGAAAACCTGGATAAACTCTTCGATCCCTTCTTCTCCACAAAGAAAAAAGGAACCGGTTTAGGACTCGCCATTGTCAAAAGTATAATCGAGGGACATGAGGGCGAGATAGAGGTGGAATCCGAACCCGGCAAGGGGACTCGCTTTACCGTGACGTTAAGAATCTATCAACCTCCCGGTGAAGAGTCGGCAGACAAACCACTTCCCAGGGTGGCGGCCGCCACTTCCGGCTGA
- a CDS encoding sigma-54-dependent Fis family transcriptional regulator yields the protein MNAPKAKILVVDDEPSQRKMLHANLSLDGYQVFEADDGTSAISRVSEEFFDLILMDNRMSQMDGIDALKEIKKISPGIPVIIITAYASVETAVQALQAGAHDYLTKPLDIDELRFKVQQSLEFWRLKEDNILQRRRIENLFDASRIVGRSQKMKDVLETVAMVAPTEASVLILGESGTGKELIANALHQGSTRADKRFIKVNCAALPETLLESELFGHEKGAFTGAIGRRPGRFELADGGTIFLDEIGEMSLSTQAKLLRVLQEREFEPLGSTKTVKVDIRIIAASNKILGEEVKRGTFREDLFYRLNVVPILLPPLRDRKEDVPLLIEHFLSIYNEKNGRMLHGFHPRALDALMRYAWPGNIRELENVVERAVILTRDDYVPFSELPEAIRGTDGDPLSDQFREGIRPGMTIREMEKELIIKTLEDNDGNRTRTSRVLGITRRTLQHKLKEYGLDKHAMDASGEE from the coding sequence ATGAACGCTCCCAAGGCAAAAATTCTCGTCGTGGACGATGAACCTTCCCAACGAAAGATGCTTCACGCCAATCTTTCTCTTGACGGATACCAGGTGTTCGAGGCCGATGATGGAACCAGTGCCATTAGCAGGGTTTCCGAGGAATTCTTCGATCTTATACTTATGGACAACCGCATGTCCCAGATGGACGGCATAGATGCCCTCAAAGAGATCAAGAAAATCTCTCCCGGAATCCCGGTAATCATTATTACGGCTTACGCTTCGGTGGAGACAGCGGTCCAAGCCCTTCAAGCAGGCGCGCACGACTACTTGACCAAACCATTGGACATCGACGAGTTGAGATTCAAGGTGCAACAGTCACTCGAATTCTGGCGACTGAAAGAAGACAACATACTGCAAAGAAGGCGGATCGAGAATCTGTTTGACGCATCACGAATCGTGGGCCGCTCCCAAAAGATGAAAGATGTCCTCGAAACCGTCGCAATGGTGGCTCCGACCGAGGCATCCGTCCTGATCTTGGGGGAATCGGGCACCGGCAAGGAACTGATCGCGAATGCCTTGCATCAGGGATCGACCAGGGCCGATAAGAGGTTCATAAAGGTCAACTGTGCCGCGTTGCCGGAAACTCTCCTTGAAAGCGAACTTTTCGGCCATGAAAAGGGAGCGTTTACAGGGGCTATCGGGCGTCGACCCGGACGATTTGAACTTGCCGATGGTGGGACAATATTCCTGGACGAGATAGGCGAAATGAGCCTGTCCACCCAGGCCAAATTGCTGCGGGTGCTTCAGGAGAGGGAGTTCGAACCCCTCGGTTCGACCAAGACCGTAAAGGTTGACATACGGATAATAGCCGCATCCAACAAGATACTGGGCGAAGAGGTGAAGAGGGGAACTTTCCGCGAAGACCTGTTCTATAGGCTCAACGTGGTGCCGATTTTACTGCCGCCTCTGCGAGATAGAAAGGAAGACGTCCCTCTTTTGATCGAACATTTCCTGAGCATCTACAACGAAAAAAACGGCCGCATGCTTCACGGCTTTCATCCCAGGGCTTTGGACGCGCTGATGAGGTACGCTTGGCCCGGCAACATCAGAGAGTTGGAAAACGTCGTCGAAAGGGCCGTGATCCTCACGCGTGACGACTATGTCCCTTTCTCGGAACTGCCCGAAGCTATTCGCGGAACCGACGGAGATCCACTGTCCGATCAGTTTCGCGAAGGCATCCGCCCGGGAATGACCATAAGAGAGATGGAAAAGGAATTGATTATCAAGACACTGGAAGACAACGATGGTAACCGAACTCGAACCTCGCGGGTGCTCGGAATAACCCGCCGGACGTTGCAACACAAGCTCAAGGAATATGGTCTTGACAAGCACGCGATGGATGCCTCCGGGGAGGAATAA
- a CDS encoding DUF3135 domain-containing protein, which produces MAHLSIIKTEQHAKALNARDRFLKSHPGLRPFQRKIDERLKKAGSDHNRLVVIHNWMMDSFFELNRQLHRLAGEQG; this is translated from the coding sequence ATGGCTCACCTATCAATAATCAAGACCGAACAGCACGCGAAAGCTTTGAATGCCCGGGACCGCTTTCTGAAGTCTCATCCCGGACTAAGACCCTTCCAGCGAAAAATAGATGAAAGACTCAAGAAAGCCGGATCCGATCACAATAGATTGGTAGTTATCCATAATTGGATGATGGATTCGTTTTTCGAATTGAATAGACAGCTTCACCGTCTAGCAGGCGAACAAGGCTGA
- a CDS encoding DUF1211 domain-containing protein, with the protein MSKGRLEAFSDAVIAILITIMVLELKVPIATDWAALIPLVPVFLSYVLSFAFLGIYWNNHHHLLQAIKHVDGRVLWANLHLLFWLSLVPFATGWMGETKFAARPVALYGAVLLLAGVAYYILTRSLLSLHGRDSVLASALGRDFKGKVSVVIYAVAIPLAFVNSWLACALYVLVAITWLIPDRRIEKTLEH; encoded by the coding sequence ATGAGTAAGGGAAGGCTGGAAGCATTCAGCGATGCGGTGATTGCCATCCTCATCACCATCATGGTGCTGGAATTGAAAGTGCCCATAGCGACCGATTGGGCAGCACTGATTCCACTTGTCCCTGTGTTTCTGAGCTATGTGTTGAGTTTCGCCTTTCTCGGCATCTACTGGAATAACCACCATCATCTCCTCCAGGCTATCAAGCATGTGGATGGTCGTGTACTGTGGGCCAATTTGCATCTGCTCTTCTGGCTATCGCTCGTCCCCTTTGCCACCGGCTGGATGGGTGAGACTAAGTTTGCCGCCCGACCTGTCGCCCTGTACGGGGCGGTGTTGTTGTTGGCTGGAGTGGCTTACTATATCTTGACTCGCTCCCTCCTTTCTCTACATGGCCGGGATTCAGTGCTGGCAAGCGCCCTGGGTCGTGATTTCAAAGGCAAGGTATCGGTGGTGATTTACGCCGTGGCGATTCCACTGGCCTTTGTGAACTCCTGGTTGGCCTGTGCGCTATACGTACTGGTGGCGATCACGTGGTTGATCCCCGACCGTCGGATTGAGAAGACGTTGGAACACTGA
- a CDS encoding NAD(P)H-dependent oxidoreductase, giving the protein MNDVVKILGFAGSLRKSSFNRSLMRAAQELVPKDATLEVFDLDGMPLFNQDLEDQPTEKVKEFKARIRAADAILIATPEYNYSIPGVLKNAIDCASRPYGDNAFEHKPVAIMGASIGMAGTVRAQHHLRQSFVFLTCFALNQPEVMVPFAQDKIDKDGNVTDLKTREKIRELLENLVAWTRRLKG; this is encoded by the coding sequence ATGAATGACGTTGTGAAAATTCTGGGTTTCGCAGGAAGCTTGCGTAAGAGTTCCTTCAATAGATCTCTCATGCGAGCGGCTCAGGAACTTGTTCCAAAAGATGCCACACTCGAAGTTTTCGATCTCGACGGGATGCCCCTCTTTAATCAAGACTTGGAAGACCAACCCACGGAAAAGGTTAAAGAGTTCAAAGCGAGAATCAGGGCTGCCGACGCCATTCTCATCGCTACGCCGGAATATAACTACTCGATCCCAGGGGTGCTGAAGAATGCCATAGACTGCGCCTCCCGTCCTTACGGAGACAATGCGTTCGAACATAAGCCGGTCGCCATCATGGGAGCCTCGATCGGTATGGCAGGAACTGTCAGAGCCCAGCACCACTTGCGGCAATCCTTTGTCTTTTTGACCTGTTTTGCGCTTAACCAGCCAGAGGTCATGGTTCCCTTTGCACAGGATAAGATTGACAAAGACGGCAACGTAACTGATTTGAAAACGCGAGAGAAAATTAGGGAACTTTTGGAGAATCTGGTGGCCTGGACCCGCAGACTGAAAGGGTAG
- a CDS encoding TetR/AcrR family transcriptional regulator, with translation MPKQDDTRQGDGLSKKKILALASRLFRQKGYYSVSMRDLALACGCKPASLYNYFKTKESILFEVLLSEMEDIIRPISHLEEQDGDPAEQLRLVIHSHLKVALSHRRSPRMLHDAALASLAPANRKVIVALRDAHDRILRSVIERGQRKGLFLPLDAKLVSFMIDSMISRTRLWFLPNKGLTLNELSDFIFGFALRSIQAKKGLAK, from the coding sequence ATGCCGAAGCAAGACGACACAAGGCAAGGTGACGGGCTTAGCAAGAAGAAGATACTAGCCCTGGCAAGCCGTCTGTTCAGGCAAAAAGGATATTACTCGGTCAGTATGCGAGATCTGGCCCTGGCATGCGGATGTAAGCCGGCCAGTCTGTACAACTATTTTAAAACCAAGGAGTCCATCCTTTTCGAAGTGCTCTTGAGCGAAATGGAGGACATAATCCGACCCATTTCCCACCTGGAAGAACAAGACGGCGACCCGGCGGAACAACTGCGATTGGTGATCCACAGCCATCTCAAAGTCGCCTTGAGTCATCGCAGGTCCCCGAGAATGTTGCATGATGCGGCCCTGGCAAGCCTCGCGCCGGCCAACCGCAAAGTCATAGTGGCCCTGCGCGATGCGCACGATCGCATCCTTCGCAGTGTGATCGAAAGAGGTCAAAGGAAGGGGCTATTCCTTCCTCTCGATGCGAAACTTGTCAGTTTCATGATCGACTCCATGATTTCTCGCACCAGGCTTTGGTTTCTCCCTAATAAGGGGCTAACACTCAATGAACTAAGCGATTTCATATTCGGATTTGCCCTGAGAAGCATTCAGGCCAAGAAGGGCCTGGCAAAGTAG
- a CDS encoding branched-chain amino acid ABC transporter permease: METSTLIIQALHGLVYGMLLFLVASGMTLVFGMMDILNIAHAAFYMLGAYVGYTVLMATGNFWLALFVAPVVVGFLGALVERFFLRKVHKYGHAFELLITFGVFFVITEAVKWIWGDFPRPMEVPPALSGSIHLLGFQYPVYRFFILIISFIVLAGLLYVFLKTRLGIRIRAAVSDAQMVDALGVNVPRLFLGVFSGGSALAGLAGVVAGPFLSTYPAMGLDMLVDTFVVVVVGGFGSLPGALVASLMIGELQSFGILFIPRLALVFQFLLMAVVLIIRPAGLFGEKV, translated from the coding sequence ATGGAAACTTCCACGCTAATTATACAGGCGCTTCATGGCCTCGTGTATGGGATGCTGCTTTTCCTGGTGGCATCGGGCATGACCCTGGTCTTTGGGATGATGGACATACTCAACATAGCCCACGCGGCGTTCTACATGCTCGGCGCGTACGTGGGCTACACGGTGCTGATGGCCACCGGAAACTTCTGGTTGGCCCTGTTTGTGGCCCCTGTGGTAGTGGGCTTCCTCGGGGCGCTGGTGGAGCGGTTTTTTTTGAGAAAAGTGCACAAGTATGGCCATGCCTTCGAATTGCTTATCACCTTCGGCGTGTTCTTTGTGATTACTGAAGCGGTAAAGTGGATTTGGGGCGACTTCCCTCGGCCTATGGAGGTCCCTCCCGCTCTCTCGGGGTCGATACATCTGCTCGGGTTTCAGTATCCGGTTTATCGTTTCTTCATCCTGATAATATCATTCATCGTCCTAGCCGGGCTGCTCTATGTATTCTTGAAAACGCGCCTGGGCATCAGAATCCGGGCCGCTGTCTCGGACGCTCAGATGGTAGACGCCCTCGGTGTCAACGTCCCCAGGCTCTTTCTGGGTGTCTTTTCAGGAGGGTCGGCCTTGGCGGGCTTGGCCGGTGTCGTGGCAGGTCCCTTCCTGAGCACCTATCCGGCGATGGGCCTCGACATGTTGGTGGACACCTTCGTTGTGGTGGTAGTGGGAGGATTCGGAAGCCTCCCAGGGGCCCTGGTCGCCTCCCTCATGATCGGGGAGCTGCAATCCTTTGGGATTCTCTTCATTCCTCGACTGGCCTTGGTGTTTCAGTTTCTGCTCATGGCCGTCGTGCTCATTATCAGGCCCGCGGGTCTCTTTGGAGAGAAGGTATGA
- a CDS encoding branched-chain amino acid ABC transporter permease — MRRFTVLQVALAILLAAVLLAAPRILTIVQTRMLTEIIYFSLFAVSFNLLFANAGLLSFGHAAYFGLGAYVTAISLKHVAGMPFFAAILLGALAGTVGGIVIGFFCVRRKGSYFALLTLAFNQFLWAIAWKWREVTGGDDGIGGIVPKKPVDLGIVSVDFNNVTNKYYLILIIVVLCLAVGWYLMRTPFGNTVMAVKGNDERASFLGYNVNRSKLLIFSLAACFAGIAGSLFALFQDFVAPSAISMAMSTEVLFMAFLGGTGSFFGPILGAAIFVYFTDWISSITDRWEFILGLLFIALVLYFHQGFIGLIPSRLKSLFAIGENR, encoded by the coding sequence ATGAGGCGTTTTACCGTCCTGCAAGTTGCTTTGGCCATTTTGCTTGCCGCAGTTCTGCTGGCGGCTCCTCGGATCCTGACCATCGTGCAGACCAGGATGCTTACCGAGATCATTTACTTCTCGCTGTTCGCCGTAAGCTTCAACCTCCTCTTCGCTAACGCGGGTTTGCTCTCCTTCGGCCATGCCGCCTATTTCGGACTTGGCGCTTATGTTACGGCCATTTCTTTGAAGCATGTGGCCGGCATGCCTTTTTTCGCGGCCATTTTGTTAGGGGCGCTCGCAGGGACGGTTGGTGGAATTGTCATCGGATTTTTTTGCGTTCGGCGCAAGGGTTCGTACTTTGCACTGCTCACTCTGGCGTTCAATCAGTTTCTCTGGGCGATCGCGTGGAAATGGCGGGAAGTGACGGGAGGCGACGACGGCATAGGCGGCATCGTCCCGAAGAAACCCGTAGATTTGGGCATTGTGAGCGTCGATTTTAACAACGTCACGAACAAATACTATCTAATACTCATCATTGTGGTCCTTTGCCTGGCCGTGGGCTGGTACCTGATGAGAACGCCCTTCGGCAACACGGTCATGGCGGTGAAAGGCAATGACGAACGGGCCTCCTTCCTCGGATACAACGTTAACCGGTCCAAGCTCCTGATCTTTTCTCTTGCCGCGTGCTTTGCGGGCATCGCGGGCAGCCTCTTCGCCCTGTTCCAGGACTTTGTGGCTCCAAGCGCCATCTCTATGGCGATGTCCACAGAGGTGCTGTTTATGGCCTTCCTCGGGGGCACGGGCTCGTTTTTTGGGCCCATCCTGGGCGCAGCAATTTTCGTTTATTTCACGGACTGGATCAGCAGCATTACCGACCGCTGGGAATTCATTTTGGGGCTGCTATTCATAGCCCTTGTCCTATATTTCCATCAGGGGTTCATCGGATTGATACCGTCCAGATTGAAGTCTCTCTTCGCCATCGGAGAAAACCGTTAA
- a CDS encoding ABC transporter ATP-binding protein, whose protein sequence is MPLLEVNGLFKDFSGLKVLFGIDLKLEQGDRHAIIGPNGAGKSTLFNVITGKYAPSRGKITFKGHDISGLPPHKIARLGLARSFQVTNIFRAMTVFENVRNAVLSQNGKRYSIFPTLAKMRAITEKTEQILDLIGLLDRKDELAGELAHGHQRALEIGMTIAMDPVLILLDEPTAGMSSKESRETVGLIEKVTEGKTLLIVEHDMDVVFSIANGITVIYYGQVLASGSPETIRNDQKVKDAYLGEERE, encoded by the coding sequence ATGCCGCTTTTGGAAGTAAACGGTCTTTTTAAGGATTTCAGCGGACTAAAAGTGCTCTTCGGGATCGACCTGAAATTGGAGCAGGGTGACAGGCACGCAATCATAGGGCCCAACGGCGCGGGGAAGTCCACGCTCTTCAATGTGATAACGGGCAAGTACGCCCCGAGTCGGGGAAAGATTACCTTTAAGGGCCATGACATAAGCGGTCTTCCACCTCACAAAATAGCTCGCCTGGGCCTCGCCCGATCCTTTCAGGTGACGAACATCTTTCGAGCCATGACGGTCTTCGAAAACGTCAGGAACGCTGTCCTGTCACAGAACGGGAAGCGCTACAGCATATTTCCCACCCTGGCCAAGATGAGGGCGATTACGGAAAAAACCGAGCAGATCCTGGACCTGATAGGACTGCTGGATCGCAAGGATGAGCTGGCCGGTGAATTGGCCCACGGACACCAGCGCGCACTGGAAATCGGTATGACCATCGCCATGGACCCTGTGTTGATCTTGCTGGATGAACCCACAGCCGGAATGTCCTCCAAGGAGAGCCGAGAAACCGTGGGGCTTATCGAGAAGGTCACGGAGGGGAAGACGCTGCTCATAGTGGAGCACGACATGGACGTGGTCTTCAGCATCGCCAATGGGATCACAGTGATTTACTACGGCCAGGTCCTTGCCTCAGGGTCGCCTGAAACGATTCGGAACGATCAGAAGGTCAAGGACGCATATCTCGGTGAAGAGAGAGAGTAG
- a CDS encoding ABC transporter ATP-binding protein, giving the protein MLLEIKDLNSFYEESHVLRGISLDVDQGEIVSLLGRNGVGKSTTLKSVIGILAPRSGQVLFKGRELSGMPPHKIANLGVGYVPEDRRIFPRLTVRENLLMGIKPGQKESANGWSVDKVYEYFPSLKARDKQRGAYLSGGEQQMLTIGRALMGEPEVLLLDEPTEGLAPMIVETLEQVVTDVNNHGVAILLVEQNMRVVLRLAKRIYVISKGKIVFQGSGQELKEAREIREKYLEV; this is encoded by the coding sequence ATGCTTCTCGAGATCAAAGATCTTAACAGCTTCTATGAAGAAAGCCACGTCCTACGGGGGATTTCCTTGGACGTGGACCAGGGAGAGATTGTCTCGTTGCTCGGTCGAAACGGGGTGGGCAAGAGCACCACGCTGAAATCCGTTATCGGCATACTGGCTCCCCGTTCGGGGCAGGTCCTTTTCAAGGGCCGGGAACTCTCGGGCATGCCTCCCCACAAGATTGCGAACCTGGGCGTGGGTTACGTACCGGAGGACAGGAGGATCTTTCCCCGGCTGACCGTTCGCGAGAACCTCCTGATGGGGATTAAGCCGGGCCAAAAGGAGTCCGCGAACGGGTGGTCCGTGGATAAGGTGTACGAATACTTTCCGTCGCTTAAGGCTAGAGACAAACAGAGAGGGGCCTACCTTTCAGGGGGTGAGCAACAGATGCTCACTATTGGTCGGGCCCTTATGGGAGAGCCTGAGGTGCTTCTCCTGGACGAGCCGACGGAAGGGCTGGCCCCAATGATCGTGGAGACCTTGGAGCAGGTCGTAACCGACGTCAACAATCACGGCGTGGCAATTCTCCTGGTGGAGCAGAACATGCGGGTAGTGCTCCGGTTGGCCAAGAGAATCTACGTTATCAGCAAGGGCAAGATTGTTTTTCAAGGGAGCGGCCAGGAACTAAAAGAGGCCCGGGAAATCCGAGAAAAATACCTTGAGGTGTGA
- a CDS encoding ABC transporter substrate-binding protein produces MLRGNRCVKLGTIFILLALALCLGAAPTCAAEGQIVLGVCEPLSGPMKDVGDRYVEAVKFAVEKINAKGGVLGKKLVIVAEDSQLKADVATRKATKLILEDKADFIMTGTGSHICKAMMKVAEQHKKICLTYGTEGASTTGADFNPYTFRVCLNTDQHSAAVIEYFAKHTNYKKFYIVCQDYVFGREAAEGFKKKLNTIPGAQLLGEEFHPIGLKDFAPYISKVMASGAEVVLTGNFGVDLDNLIKTGASLGWKCITGNYFLNDPLRLQVVKDAAIGHVTADSYMITIDTPENKAFVKEWYDAHKNMTIGFWYPDLSMGRCYYGIQWLADVIKKAGSTDAEKIIPAWEGMEYTLPWAKVNMRKCDHQMITPGVAAVVVAKSEFFDFPYIGKPVIIPAESITVPPADTGNPRCK; encoded by the coding sequence ATGCTGAGAGGGAACCGCTGTGTTAAGTTGGGGACGATTTTCATCCTTTTGGCTCTTGCGTTGTGCCTGGGAGCCGCGCCGACCTGTGCCGCCGAGGGGCAGATAGTGTTGGGAGTGTGCGAGCCTCTGTCAGGTCCTATGAAGGACGTGGGGGATCGATATGTCGAGGCGGTGAAGTTCGCGGTAGAGAAGATTAACGCCAAAGGCGGAGTCCTGGGAAAGAAGCTGGTGATAGTGGCGGAGGACAGCCAACTTAAGGCGGATGTGGCGACCCGCAAGGCTACCAAGCTTATCCTCGAAGACAAGGCTGACTTCATCATGACCGGGACGGGCTCTCATATTTGCAAAGCCATGATGAAAGTGGCCGAGCAGCACAAGAAAATCTGCCTCACCTACGGGACTGAGGGGGCGAGCACCACGGGGGCTGACTTTAATCCGTACACTTTCCGAGTCTGTTTGAACACGGACCAGCACTCCGCGGCGGTAATCGAGTATTTCGCCAAGCACACCAACTACAAGAAGTTCTACATAGTCTGCCAGGACTATGTTTTTGGCCGTGAAGCCGCGGAGGGGTTCAAGAAGAAGCTCAACACCATCCCCGGCGCGCAACTCCTTGGAGAGGAGTTCCATCCCATCGGGCTGAAGGACTTCGCTCCTTACATCAGCAAGGTCATGGCGTCTGGTGCAGAAGTAGTGCTGACCGGCAACTTTGGAGTGGATCTGGACAACCTCATCAAGACCGGGGCCTCTTTGGGTTGGAAGTGCATCACCGGCAATTACTTCCTCAACGATCCGCTTCGCTTGCAGGTGGTCAAAGACGCGGCCATCGGTCACGTGACGGCAGACAGCTACATGATCACCATTGACACACCCGAAAACAAGGCGTTTGTCAAAGAGTGGTATGACGCGCACAAAAACATGACTATCGGGTTCTGGTATCCGGACCTTTCCATGGGGCGCTGCTACTACGGCATACAGTGGCTGGCGGACGTGATCAAGAAGGCGGGCAGCACAGACGCGGAGAAGATCATCCCCGCGTGGGAAGGAATGGAGTACACTTTGCCGTGGGCCAAAGTCAACATGCGGAAGTGCGATCACCAGATGATCACCCCTGGAGTGGCGGCTGTCGTCGTTGCTAAGAGCGAGTTCTTCGACTTCCCTTATATCGGGAAGCCGGTCATCATTCCTGCCGAGTCCATCACGGTTCCCCCTGCAGACACAGGAAACCCCAGATGTAAGTGA